The Achromobacter spanius genome includes the window ACTTGATTTGCTTTACGTCGCGCCCGAACGGCTGCTGACCGACCGCTGCCTGCAACTGCTTGAGCGCGGCCGCATCGCCCTGTTCGCCATCGACGAGGCGCACTGCGTGTCGCAATGGGGGCATGATTTCCGGCCAGAATACCTGGGCCTGTCCATGCTGCACGAGCGCTGGCCCGACGTGCCGCGCATCGCGCTTACCGCCACGGCCACGGCGGACACCCGCACCGAGATCGCGCAGCGCCTGTCGCTGGACGATGCCCGGCATTTCGTGTCCAGCTTTGACCGCCCCAACATCCGCTACCGCATCGTCGAAAAGAACGAGGTGCGCAAGCAACTGCTGGAAATGATCCGCACCGAACACGACGGCGAGTCCGGCGTGGTGTATGGCTTGTCGCGGGCGCGGGTCGAAGAGACGGCCGAATTCCTGTGCAACCAGGGTATTGACGCAATGCCCTACCACGCCGGCCTCAGCCCGCAGGTGCGCGCGGCCAACCAGTCCCGCTTCCTGCGCGAAGACGGCGTGGTCATGGTGGCCACCATTGCCTTCGGCATGGGTATCGACAAGCCGGACGTACGCTTCGTGGCGCACATTGACCTGCCCAAATCCGTTGAAGGCTACTACCAGGAAACCGGCCGCGCCGGCCGCGATGGCCTGCCCGCCACGGCGTGGCTGGCCTACGGCCTGCAAGACGTGGTGCAGCAGCGTCGCATGATCGACGAATCCCCCGGCGACGAGTCCTATCGCCGACGCCTGGGCCAGCAACTGGACGCCATGCTGGGCCTGTGCGAAACGGTGGAATGCCGGCGGGTGCGCCTGCTGGCGTACTTCGGCCAGCAGATTACCGCCTGCGGCAACTGCGACGTCTGCCTGGAACCGCCGCAAGCCTGGGACGGCACCGTGGCCGCGCAGAAAGTGCTTTCGGCCGTCTATCGCTTGTGGAAGGAACGCGGGCAGCGCTACGGCGCGGGCCACATCATCGACATCCTGCGCGGCAAGGTCACCGACCGCACCAAGCAGCACGGCCATGAAACCCTGAGCGTGTTCGGCGTGGGCGAAGACCTGAGCGACACCGCCTGGCGCGGCGTGCTGCGCCAGTTGCTGGCGCAAGGCTTGCTGACCGTCGACAACGAAGGCTTCGGCACCCTGGCGCTAACGGAAGGCAGCCGCGCCGTGCTCAAGGGCGAACGCCAGTTGATGCTGCGCCGGGAATCCGAAAAGAAGACAAAGTCGGGCAAGACGAGCAGTGGCCGTACC containing:
- the recQ gene encoding DNA helicase RecQ, which encodes MSDARALGVLQRVFGYESFRGDQQAIVEQVIDGGDALVLMPTGGGKSLCYQIPSLVREGTGIVVSPLIALMQDQVDALTELGVRAAFLNSTQDWRVARDVEQAFLAGELDLLYVAPERLLTDRCLQLLERGRIALFAIDEAHCVSQWGHDFRPEYLGLSMLHERWPDVPRIALTATATADTRTEIAQRLSLDDARHFVSSFDRPNIRYRIVEKNEVRKQLLEMIRTEHDGESGVVYGLSRARVEETAEFLCNQGIDAMPYHAGLSPQVRAANQSRFLREDGVVMVATIAFGMGIDKPDVRFVAHIDLPKSVEGYYQETGRAGRDGLPATAWLAYGLQDVVQQRRMIDESPGDESYRRRLGQQLDAMLGLCETVECRRVRLLAYFGQQITACGNCDVCLEPPQAWDGTVAAQKVLSAVYRLWKERGQRYGAGHIIDILRGKVTDRTKQHGHETLSVFGVGEDLSDTAWRGVLRQLLAQGLLTVDNEGFGTLALTEGSRAVLKGERQLMLRRESEKKTKSGKTSSGRTKAAAIDLPAELQPVFEALRAWRGEVAKSHGVPAYVIFHDATLREIALAQPDSMDALSHISGVGARKLEAYGEEILQRVARPVL